In Cupriavidus basilensis, the following proteins share a genomic window:
- a CDS encoding sensor histidine kinase yields MNLGRMRMGIWCGMAMAAIALATWLAYGMALRAGLDQLRVAAQHRLDVVSARLDGELSRFDYLPSLLESTTDVFALLDRPDDVALKQQVSRYLHGITATAGADNLYVTQRSGLTLAAADWDQPGTPVGADLSFRPYMRDALDHGRGRFYGVGFTSGRPGYYLAYALQQGGAQRGVATVKVNLDAVERNWVQIPGKVLVVDARDVVILASLAPWRLRPLAPLTQAMLAEAGLARTYGKSDLMPLDWLVRARLDAHTTRVRLDGVDYLASERTVNHGLWRIMLLDDELPARNLARNAAIGALLACMVILLLALVIALRLRAAQQQAAAQRALRTAHDGLEAKVLERTAELRALQSDLVHAGKLAALGQMSAGVVHELNQPLAAMRTLSDNAEVLLEKGRLKDVAGNLQRIAKLIDRLGRLTQQLKVFAFKSQDAVRPVPVRQAVQDALLLVSTRLRERDITVSLAIDPADISVLADEIRIEQVLVNLLGNAADALSGAPVRELVIHAARQEHLCIVTIRDTGPGIHPDVLPRLFDPFITTKPAGKGLGLGLMISAHIVREFGGRLYARNLAPAGAEFVVELPLAPSHERETND; encoded by the coding sequence ATGAATCTCGGCCGTATGCGCATGGGGATCTGGTGCGGTATGGCAATGGCGGCGATCGCACTGGCCACGTGGCTGGCCTACGGCATGGCGTTGCGCGCCGGGCTCGATCAGCTGCGGGTTGCCGCCCAGCATCGCCTCGATGTCGTGTCCGCGCGGCTTGACGGCGAGCTGTCCCGGTTCGACTACCTGCCATCGTTGCTCGAATCCACCACGGATGTCTTCGCGCTGCTCGACCGGCCCGATGACGTGGCGCTCAAGCAGCAGGTCAGCCGTTACCTGCACGGCATCACCGCAACCGCCGGCGCGGACAACCTGTACGTCACCCAGCGCTCCGGCCTGACCCTGGCGGCGGCCGACTGGGACCAGCCGGGCACCCCGGTGGGCGCCGATCTCTCGTTCCGGCCGTATATGCGCGATGCGCTCGATCACGGCCGGGGCCGCTTCTACGGCGTAGGGTTTACCTCCGGCCGGCCCGGCTATTACCTCGCCTACGCGCTGCAGCAGGGCGGCGCGCAGCGCGGCGTGGCCACGGTCAAGGTCAACCTCGACGCGGTGGAACGCAACTGGGTCCAGATCCCGGGCAAGGTGCTGGTGGTCGACGCCCGCGATGTGGTCATCCTGGCCTCGCTTGCGCCTTGGCGGCTGCGCCCGCTGGCGCCACTGACGCAAGCGATGCTGGCCGAGGCCGGCCTGGCGCGCACCTACGGCAAGTCCGACCTGATGCCGCTGGACTGGCTGGTACGCGCCAGGCTGGATGCGCACACCACGCGCGTGCGCCTGGACGGCGTGGATTACCTGGCCTCGGAGCGCACGGTCAACCACGGCCTCTGGCGCATCATGCTGCTGGATGACGAACTGCCGGCGCGCAACCTGGCCCGCAACGCCGCCATCGGCGCGCTGCTGGCCTGCATGGTGATCCTGCTGCTGGCGCTGGTGATCGCACTGCGCCTGCGCGCCGCGCAACAACAAGCCGCCGCGCAACGCGCGCTGCGCACCGCGCACGATGGCCTGGAGGCCAAGGTGCTGGAGCGCACGGCCGAGCTGCGCGCGCTGCAAAGCGACCTGGTCCACGCCGGCAAGCTGGCCGCGCTCGGGCAGATGTCCGCCGGCGTGGTGCATGAACTCAACCAGCCGCTGGCGGCCATGCGCACGCTGTCGGACAACGCCGAGGTGCTGCTGGAAAAAGGCAGGCTCAAGGATGTGGCGGGCAACCTCCAGCGCATCGCCAAGCTGATCGATCGCCTCGGCCGGCTGACGCAGCAGCTCAAGGTCTTTGCCTTCAAGTCGCAGGATGCGGTGCGGCCAGTCCCGGTACGCCAGGCGGTGCAGGACGCACTGCTCCTCGTCAGCACCCGGTTGCGCGAGCGCGATATCACGGTGAGCCTGGCGATCGACCCCGCCGACATCAGCGTCCTGGCCGACGAGATCCGCATCGAGCAGGTGCTGGTCAACCTGCTGGGCAATGCCGCCGATGCCTTGTCGGGCGCACCGGTGCGGGAGCTGGTCATCCACGCAGCCCGCCAGGAGCACCTCTGCATCGTCACCATCCGCGACACAGGCCCCGGCATCCATCCCGACGTGCTGCCGCGCCTTTTCGACCCGTTCATTACCACCAAGCCGGCGGGCAAGGGCCTGGGCCTTGGCCTGATGATCTCGGCGCACATCGTGCGCGAATTCGGCGGGCGCCTGTACGCCCGCAACCTTGCGCCTGCTGGTGCCGAGTTCGTGGTCGAGCTGCCGCTGGCGCCGTCGCATGAGAGAGAAACCAATGACTGA
- the phaC gene encoding class I poly(R)-hydroxyalkanoic acid synthase — protein MTMPTPDPSNWIAELFSAQQTMLRAFGAAPGQAPQDAGATPAPVSMLAAARALAAWPEQALRQMSALWPAGEPADTTDRRFAAQAWRDDPRFALAVRHYHSYATLLQGAIEQAPADAQTKGQWQFALRQVLDALSPANCLATNPEALQLAVDSGGASLVEGMRLFLQDLAKGRVSMTDEQSFEVGRNLATTPGAVVHENELMQLIQYAPGAGKVHQRPLLIVPPCINKFYILDLQPENSFVAHAVAQGHTVFLVSWRNVAQAQGHLTWDDYLEQGVLRAIDVAQDITGADRVNTLGFCVGGTLLACALAVAAARGEDKAASVTLLTTMLDFHDTGEIGLLVNEAMVAMREATIGRGGLLHGRELAHVFAALRANDLIWPYAVNSYLKGSAPGAFDLLSWNCDDTNLPGPMYCWYLRNAYLENRMRVPGGTVQCGEPVDFAQVRVPAFLYASHDDHIVPWGSAYATTRLLGGPTTFVLGASGHIAGVINPPAKGKRHHWTGPLQSDPQRLLDGAERAEGSWWPAWTRWLAQHAGARTAARRAPGNAAYPVIEPAPGRYVKAKAS, from the coding sequence ATGACCATGCCCACGCCCGATCCCTCCAACTGGATTGCCGAGCTCTTCAGCGCGCAGCAGACCATGCTGCGCGCGTTCGGCGCCGCGCCCGGCCAGGCGCCGCAGGACGCCGGCGCCACGCCCGCGCCGGTCTCCATGCTGGCGGCAGCGCGCGCGCTCGCTGCCTGGCCGGAACAGGCCCTCAGGCAAATGAGCGCGCTCTGGCCGGCGGGCGAGCCTGCCGATACCACGGACCGGCGCTTTGCCGCGCAGGCCTGGCGCGATGACCCGCGCTTCGCGCTGGCGGTGCGCCACTACCATAGCTACGCCACGCTGCTGCAAGGCGCGATCGAGCAAGCGCCGGCCGATGCGCAGACCAAAGGCCAGTGGCAGTTTGCGCTGCGCCAGGTGCTGGATGCGCTCAGCCCGGCCAACTGCCTGGCCACCAACCCCGAGGCGCTGCAACTGGCCGTGGACTCCGGCGGCGCCAGCCTGGTGGAGGGCATGCGCCTGTTCCTGCAGGACCTGGCCAAGGGGCGCGTCTCCATGACCGATGAGCAGAGCTTCGAGGTTGGCCGCAACCTAGCCACCACGCCGGGCGCCGTGGTGCATGAGAACGAGCTGATGCAGCTCATCCAGTACGCGCCGGGCGCGGGCAAGGTCCATCAGCGCCCCCTGCTGATCGTGCCACCCTGCATCAACAAGTTCTACATCCTCGACCTGCAGCCCGAGAACTCCTTCGTCGCCCATGCGGTGGCGCAAGGACATACGGTCTTCCTGGTGTCCTGGCGCAACGTGGCGCAGGCGCAGGGGCACCTGACCTGGGACGACTATCTCGAGCAAGGCGTGCTGCGCGCCATCGACGTGGCGCAGGACATCACGGGCGCCGACCGCGTCAACACACTGGGCTTCTGCGTGGGCGGCACGCTGCTGGCCTGCGCGCTGGCCGTGGCGGCCGCGCGCGGCGAGGACAAGGCTGCCAGCGTCACGCTGCTCACCACGATGCTGGATTTCCACGACACGGGCGAGATCGGGCTGCTGGTCAACGAAGCCATGGTCGCCATGCGCGAGGCCACGATCGGCCGCGGCGGGCTGTTGCACGGCCGCGAGCTGGCCCATGTGTTCGCGGCGCTGCGCGCCAACGACCTGATCTGGCCCTATGCCGTGAACAGCTACCTGAAGGGCAGCGCGCCGGGCGCGTTCGACCTGCTGTCCTGGAACTGCGACGACACCAACCTGCCCGGGCCGATGTACTGCTGGTACCTGCGCAACGCCTACCTGGAGAACCGCATGCGGGTGCCCGGCGGCACGGTGCAGTGCGGCGAGCCGGTGGACTTTGCCCAGGTCCGGGTGCCAGCCTTTCTCTATGCCTCGCATGACGACCATATCGTGCCGTGGGGCAGCGCCTATGCCACCACGCGCCTGCTGGGCGGGCCCACGACCTTTGTGCTTGGCGCCAGCGGCCATATCGCCGGCGTGATCAACCCGCCGGCCAAAGGCAAGCGCCATCACTGGACCGGGCCGCTCCAGAGCGATCCGCAACGCTTGCTCGACGGCGCCGAGCGCGCCGAAGGCAGCTGGTGGCCGGCCTGGACCCGCTGGCTGGCGCAGCACGCCGGCGCCCGCACCGCTGCGCGCCGCGCGCCCGGCAACGCCGCTTACCCCGTGATCGAGCCCGCACCCGGGCGTTACGTCAAGGCAAAGGCCAGCTAG
- a CDS encoding cytochrome d ubiquinol oxidase subunit II — MRLDDALPVIFMALMGVSMLVYVISDGYDLGVGMLMHRATPAEKDVMVASIGPFWDANETWLVLGVGILLVAFPKAHGLILTELYLPVTLMLVGLILRGVAFDFRVKVKSAHKPMWDRLFFAGSTIASVSQGWMLGRYISGFGTGWNYPLFAAAIAVALPMAYVLLGACWLVMKTEGELQQRAVRWAGIAWAPMVCGLALISVATPWISPAVRERWFVLPQIVALVSIPLVTGVALVAVRMLLNTRVVRGPVSWLPFVLLIGVFVLSFLGLAYSIFPYVVIHRLTIWQAASSPQALKVILVGVCISVPAIAGYTVFSYRVFRGKTGELRYA, encoded by the coding sequence ATGCGTCTGGACGACGCCCTGCCCGTGATCTTCATGGCGCTGATGGGCGTGTCCATGCTGGTCTACGTGATCAGCGACGGCTATGACCTGGGCGTCGGCATGCTGATGCACCGGGCGACCCCGGCCGAGAAAGACGTCATGGTGGCGTCGATCGGTCCGTTCTGGGATGCCAACGAAACCTGGCTGGTGCTCGGCGTCGGCATCCTCCTCGTGGCTTTCCCTAAGGCGCATGGATTGATATTGACCGAGCTCTACCTGCCTGTCACGCTGATGCTGGTGGGGCTGATCCTGCGCGGCGTGGCGTTCGACTTCCGGGTGAAGGTGAAGAGCGCGCACAAGCCGATGTGGGACCGCCTCTTCTTCGCCGGCTCGACGATCGCGTCGGTCTCGCAAGGCTGGATGCTGGGACGTTACATCAGTGGCTTCGGTACCGGTTGGAATTATCCCCTGTTCGCTGCGGCCATCGCCGTGGCTTTGCCGATGGCCTACGTGCTGCTCGGCGCGTGCTGGCTCGTCATGAAGACCGAGGGCGAACTCCAGCAGCGCGCTGTGCGCTGGGCCGGGATCGCGTGGGCGCCGATGGTATGCGGGCTGGCATTGATCTCGGTTGCCACGCCCTGGATCAGCCCGGCGGTGCGCGAGCGCTGGTTCGTGCTGCCGCAGATCGTCGCCCTCGTCTCCATCCCGCTGGTGACCGGCGTCGCGCTCGTGGCCGTGCGCATGCTGCTGAACACCCGCGTGGTGCGCGGGCCGGTGAGCTGGCTGCCATTCGTGCTGCTGATCGGGGTCTTCGTGCTCAGCTTCCTCGGGCTGGCCTACAGCATCTTCCCGTATGTCGTGATCCACCGCCTGACGATCTGGCAGGCCGCCAGCAGTCCGCAGGCCTTGAAGGTGATCCTGGTGGGCGTGTGCATCTCGGTGCCGGCCATTGCCGGCTACACGGTGTTCTCGTACCGGGTTTTCCGCGGCAAGACCGGCGAACTCCGCTATGCCTAG
- a CDS encoding acetyl-CoA C-acetyltransferase, translated as MEDVVIVAAARTAVGKFGGSLAKVPAPELGATVIKALLERSGLKPEMVDEVLLGQVLTAGGGQNPARQAAIKAGLPNTVPAMTIGKVCGSGLKAVHLAAQAIKCGDADIVIAGGQENMSASPHVLAGSRDGQRMGDWKLTDTMIVDGLWDAFNQYHMGTTAENVAKAYHISREQQDAFAAASQQKAELAQKTGRFKDEIVPVSIVSKKGTVVFDTDEFIKHGTTADALAGLRPAFDKAGSVTAGNASGLNDGAAAVLMMSASKARELGLTPLARIASYASAGLDPAIMGMGPVPASQRCLHKAGWSINDLDLMEINEAFAAQACAVNQEMDWDASKINVNGGAIAIGHPIGASGCRILVTLLHEMARRDARRGLASLCIGGGMGVALAVER; from the coding sequence ATGGAAGATGTTGTTATCGTCGCCGCAGCCAGAACCGCCGTGGGCAAGTTCGGCGGATCGCTCGCCAAGGTGCCGGCCCCCGAGCTGGGCGCCACGGTCATCAAGGCCTTGCTCGAGCGCAGCGGCCTGAAACCCGAGATGGTCGACGAAGTGCTGCTGGGCCAGGTGCTGACCGCCGGTGGCGGGCAGAACCCCGCGCGCCAGGCCGCCATCAAGGCCGGCTTGCCCAACACCGTGCCCGCCATGACCATCGGCAAGGTCTGCGGCTCCGGCCTGAAGGCCGTGCACCTGGCGGCCCAAGCCATCAAGTGCGGCGACGCCGATATCGTCATTGCCGGCGGCCAGGAGAACATGAGCGCTTCACCGCACGTGCTGGCGGGCTCGCGGGACGGCCAGCGCATGGGCGACTGGAAGCTGACCGACACCATGATCGTCGACGGCCTGTGGGATGCCTTCAACCAGTACCACATGGGCACCACCGCCGAGAACGTGGCCAAGGCCTACCACATCTCGCGCGAGCAGCAGGACGCGTTCGCGGCCGCGTCGCAACAGAAGGCCGAGCTGGCACAGAAGACCGGCCGCTTCAAGGACGAGATCGTGCCGGTCTCGATCGTCTCGAAGAAGGGCACGGTGGTGTTCGATACCGACGAGTTCATCAAGCACGGCACCACGGCCGATGCCCTGGCGGGCCTGCGGCCGGCTTTCGACAAGGCCGGCTCCGTCACCGCGGGCAATGCCTCCGGCCTGAACGACGGCGCGGCGGCGGTGCTGATGATGTCGGCCAGCAAGGCGCGCGAGCTGGGGCTGACGCCGCTGGCCCGCATCGCCTCCTATGCCAGCGCCGGGCTTGATCCCGCGATCATGGGCATGGGCCCGGTCCCGGCCTCGCAGCGTTGCCTGCACAAGGCGGGCTGGAGCATCAACGACCTGGACCTGATGGAAATCAACGAAGCCTTCGCCGCGCAGGCATGCGCGGTCAACCAGGAAATGGACTGGGACGCCAGCAAGATCAACGTCAATGGCGGCGCCATCGCCATCGGCCATCCCATCGGCGCGTCCGGCTGCCGCATCCTGGTCACCCTGCTCCATGAAATGGCGCGGCGCGATGCCCGGCGCGGCCTGGCGTCGCTGTGCATCGGCGGCGGCATGGGCGTGGCGCTGGCCGTCGAGCGCTGA
- a CDS encoding sigma-54-dependent transcriptional regulator: MTDTHPIRVVFVEDEEDVLVGSSQALELAGFAVNGFASVEHARGSIGIGEPVVVVCDVKLPGMNGVAWLNEIRHIDPDLPVILMTGHGDISMAVQAMREGAYDFIEKPCSSERLVSVVRRAADRRKLSLEVLGLREQLESWHGIQACLIGRSAQMERVRRAVRALADAPADVVIYGETGTGKDLVARCLHDHSARRTGNFVPLNCGGLPEALAESELFGHEVGSFTGATRRRCGKFEHAQGGTLFLDEIESMPLSVQVKFLRALQERSIERVGSNEPIAVDCRVIAASKEDLKLLSEQKKFRADLYYRIGVAFIDLPPLRERREDIPLLFEHLILQAATRFNRPAPVLGNAQFELLLSHSWPGNVRELRNVADRFVLGLLSDDFELHGGHAGHGNSLPDQLEQFERVVVMEELKRNNCDVAATAKALSIPKQTLYSKLRRLQIAYDKVQAEE; this comes from the coding sequence ATGACTGACACCCATCCGATCCGCGTGGTTTTTGTCGAAGACGAGGAGGATGTGCTGGTTGGCAGCTCGCAGGCCCTCGAGCTGGCGGGCTTCGCCGTGAACGGCTTTGCCTCGGTGGAGCACGCGCGCGGCAGCATCGGCATCGGCGAGCCGGTGGTGGTGGTCTGCGATGTGAAGCTGCCGGGCATGAACGGCGTGGCCTGGCTCAACGAGATCCGGCACATCGACCCCGACCTGCCCGTGATCCTGATGACCGGCCACGGCGACATCTCCATGGCGGTGCAAGCCATGCGCGAGGGCGCATACGACTTTATCGAGAAGCCGTGCTCCTCCGAGCGGCTGGTCTCCGTGGTCAGGCGCGCCGCCGACCGGCGCAAGCTGAGCCTGGAAGTGCTGGGCCTGCGCGAGCAGCTGGAAAGCTGGCACGGGATCCAGGCCTGCCTGATCGGACGCTCCGCGCAGATGGAGCGGGTGCGCCGCGCCGTGCGCGCGCTGGCCGATGCGCCGGCGGACGTGGTGATCTATGGCGAGACGGGCACGGGCAAGGACCTGGTGGCGCGCTGCCTGCACGACCATAGCGCGCGCCGCACCGGCAACTTCGTGCCGCTGAACTGCGGCGGCCTGCCCGAAGCCCTGGCCGAGAGCGAGCTGTTCGGGCATGAGGTGGGTTCCTTCACGGGCGCCACCCGGCGGCGTTGCGGCAAGTTCGAGCATGCGCAGGGCGGCACCCTGTTCCTTGACGAGATCGAGAGCATGCCGCTGTCGGTGCAGGTCAAGTTCCTGCGCGCGCTGCAGGAGCGCTCCATCGAACGGGTCGGGTCGAACGAGCCCATCGCGGTGGATTGCCGGGTCATTGCCGCCAGCAAGGAAGACCTGAAACTCCTCAGCGAGCAAAAGAAGTTCCGTGCCGACCTGTACTACCGCATTGGCGTGGCCTTTATCGACCTGCCACCACTGCGCGAGCGGCGCGAGGATATCCCGCTGCTGTTCGAGCATCTCATCCTGCAGGCCGCCACCCGCTTCAACCGGCCCGCTCCGGTGCTCGGGAACGCGCAGTTCGAGCTGCTGCTGTCCCATTCATGGCCTGGCAACGTGCGGGAGCTGCGCAATGTGGCCGACCGTTTCGTGCTCGGGCTGCTGTCCGATGATTTCGAGCTGCACGGCGGCCATGCCGGGCACGGCAACAGCCTGCCCGACCAGCTCGAACAGTTTGAACGGGTTGTTGTCATGGAGGAACTCAAGCGGAACAACTGCGATGTGGCGGCTACCGCCAAGGCGCTTTCCATCCCCAAGCAAACGCTGTACTCCAAGCTGCGCCGTCTGCAAATCGCCTATGACAAGGTGCAGGCCGAGGAGTAA
- the phbB gene encoding acetoacetyl-CoA reductase: MSKQRVVLVTGGMGGLGETISTKMADAGYRVAVTYSPGNTTHGEWVQQMKARGYDILAVPCDVADIDSCAKAVAAVTEVAGPVDVLVNNAGITRDMTFKKMDKVNWDMVLRTNLDSLFNMTKQVADGMVERGWGRVINVSSVNGSKGAFGQTNYSAAKAGVHGFTKALALEVARKGVTVNTISPGYIGTKMVTAIPEEILNTKILPQIPVGRLGKPEEVAGLIIYLASEEAAFLTGANIAINGGQHMQ; this comes from the coding sequence ATGAGCAAGCAACGCGTAGTACTGGTCACCGGCGGCATGGGCGGCCTGGGCGAAACCATTTCCACCAAGATGGCCGATGCCGGCTACCGGGTGGCGGTCACCTATTCGCCCGGCAACACCACCCATGGCGAATGGGTTCAGCAGATGAAGGCACGCGGCTACGACATCCTCGCCGTGCCCTGCGATGTGGCGGACATCGATTCGTGCGCGAAGGCGGTGGCGGCCGTGACGGAAGTCGCCGGCCCGGTCGATGTGCTGGTCAACAACGCCGGCATCACGCGCGACATGACGTTCAAGAAGATGGACAAGGTGAACTGGGACATGGTGCTGCGCACCAACCTGGACAGCCTGTTCAACATGACCAAGCAGGTCGCGGACGGCATGGTCGAGCGCGGCTGGGGCCGCGTGATCAACGTGTCGTCGGTAAACGGCTCCAAGGGCGCCTTCGGCCAGACCAACTACTCGGCGGCCAAGGCCGGCGTGCACGGTTTTACCAAGGCACTGGCCCTGGAGGTCGCCCGGAAAGGCGTGACGGTCAACACCATCTCGCCCGGCTACATCGGGACCAAGATGGTCACTGCCATTCCCGAGGAGATCCTGAATACCAAGATTCTCCCGCAGATCCCGGTAGGCCGCCTGGGCAAGCCGGAGGAAGTGGCGGGCCTGATCATCTACCTGGCCTCGGAGGAAGCCGCCTTCCTGACCGGCGCCAACATCGCCATCAACGGCGGCCAGCACATGCAGTGA
- a CDS encoding cytochrome ubiquinol oxidase subunit I → MDPILLARMQFAANITFHILFPTISIGLGWLLLFFRWRYLKADTPPLRHAWLNAYRFWTKVFALTFALGVVSGITMSFQFGTNWPGFMETVGNIAGPLLAYEVLTAFFLEAGFLGVMLFGHGKVGERIHLMSTFFVAFGTTLSAFWILALNSWMQTPQGYEIIHGEFHVQSWLAIIFNPSFPYRFCHMLLASALTCAFLLAGLSAWQLLKGTGQLSAPKVLRVGLTLAAVAIPLQIVIGDMHGLNTLEHQPQKIAAMEGVWETERGAPLLLFAIPDAGARTNRAAIGIPHLASLILTHRADGEIRGLNSFGDAHPPVLPLFFAFRVMVGMGVLMLAASWLGWWWYRCAGWQAQRLPRALLWGLAGMTFSGWIATVAGWYVTEIGRQPFIVYGLVRTADVASNVPAPHIALTLALFATVYLALIVAYVSVLKYLAEKPEAPPGADHAGQPTPACGTIAARPLPAGSQP, encoded by the coding sequence ATGGATCCCATCCTGCTGGCGCGCATGCAGTTTGCTGCCAACATCACCTTCCATATCCTGTTCCCGACCATCAGCATTGGCCTGGGATGGTTGCTGCTGTTCTTCCGCTGGCGCTATCTGAAGGCGGACACGCCACCGTTGCGCCATGCCTGGCTGAATGCTTACCGGTTCTGGACCAAGGTGTTCGCGCTGACGTTCGCGCTTGGCGTGGTCAGCGGCATCACCATGAGCTTCCAGTTCGGCACCAACTGGCCGGGCTTCATGGAAACGGTCGGCAATATTGCCGGGCCCCTGCTCGCCTATGAAGTGCTGACCGCGTTCTTTCTCGAAGCCGGCTTTCTTGGCGTGATGCTGTTCGGCCACGGCAAGGTGGGCGAGCGGATACACCTGATGTCGACCTTCTTCGTCGCCTTCGGCACCACGCTCAGCGCCTTCTGGATCCTGGCGCTGAACTCCTGGATGCAGACGCCCCAGGGCTACGAGATCATCCATGGCGAGTTCCATGTGCAGAGCTGGCTCGCCATCATCTTCAACCCCTCCTTCCCCTACCGCTTCTGCCACATGCTGCTGGCCTCGGCGCTGACCTGCGCCTTCCTGCTCGCGGGGCTGAGCGCGTGGCAGTTGCTCAAGGGCACCGGACAGCTGTCCGCGCCCAAGGTGCTGCGGGTCGGGCTGACCCTGGCCGCTGTCGCGATCCCCCTGCAGATCGTGATCGGCGACATGCACGGGCTCAACACGCTTGAGCACCAGCCCCAGAAGATCGCAGCCATGGAGGGCGTGTGGGAGACCGAGCGCGGCGCGCCCTTGCTGCTTTTCGCCATTCCCGATGCCGGCGCGCGCACCAACCGCGCGGCGATCGGCATCCCGCATCTCGCCAGCCTGATCCTGACGCACCGCGCCGACGGCGAGATCCGCGGGCTGAACAGCTTCGGCGACGCGCATCCGCCCGTCCTCCCGCTGTTCTTCGCGTTTCGCGTGATGGTGGGCATGGGTGTGCTGATGCTGGCGGCCAGCTGGCTGGGCTGGTGGTGGTACCGCTGCGCCGGCTGGCAGGCGCAGCGGCTGCCGCGCGCGCTGCTGTGGGGATTGGCGGGCATGACCTTCTCCGGCTGGATTGCCACGGTGGCCGGCTGGTACGTCACCGAGATCGGACGGCAGCCCTTTATCGTCTACGGCCTAGTGCGCACCGCCGACGTTGCCTCCAACGTGCCGGCGCCCCATATCGCCCTGACGCTGGCGCTGTTCGCGACGGTGTACCTCGCGCTGATCGTCGCCTATGTCAGCGTGCTCAAGTACCTGGCGGAGAAACCGGAAGCCCCACCCGGGGCCGATCACGCCGGACAACCCACACCCGCGTGCGGCACGATCGCCGCGCGCCCCTTGCCTGCCGGGAGCCAACCATGA
- a CDS encoding DUF6781 family protein, which translates to MKSMGIDHDALIKQFAQASQKQGESLQQAVQQATLKALQGRELTLKSIKDTLKMVTQAASAGAASSGLAGPGLEPMLSQVAQGMDAALVQAVEANRRALQQIVDQGAQLRETHLKKAVADIEKMEDALLGAVARSIGELPQPVQGPWSSVLEGMKRKGTATGASATAVVEQLTTQARELAREGRAFAQSSTEAWLEHYATLVSGVLIGMSNGLNGEGKR; encoded by the coding sequence ATGAAATCCATGGGCATCGATCACGACGCGCTGATCAAGCAGTTCGCGCAAGCGTCGCAAAAGCAAGGCGAATCCCTGCAACAGGCTGTCCAGCAGGCGACCCTCAAGGCCTTGCAAGGCCGGGAGCTGACCCTGAAGAGCATCAAGGACACGCTGAAGATGGTCACCCAGGCGGCCTCCGCCGGGGCGGCCAGCAGCGGGCTCGCCGGGCCGGGGCTGGAGCCGATGTTGTCCCAGGTCGCGCAGGGCATGGACGCCGCGCTGGTGCAAGCGGTGGAAGCCAATCGCCGGGCGTTGCAGCAGATCGTCGACCAGGGCGCGCAATTGCGCGAGACCCACCTCAAGAAGGCCGTGGCCGACATCGAGAAGATGGAGGACGCGCTGTTGGGCGCGGTGGCCAGATCTATCGGTGAGTTGCCGCAGCCGGTGCAGGGGCCGTGGTCGTCGGTGCTGGAGGGCATGAAGCGCAAAGGCACGGCGACCGGCGCCAGCGCCACGGCGGTGGTCGAGCAACTGACCACCCAGGCGCGCGAGCTCGCGCGCGAGGGACGGGCCTTTGCGCAAAGCAGCACCGAAGCCTGGCTCGAGCACTACGCCACGCTGGTCAGCGGCGTGCTGATCGGCATGTCGAATGGCCTCAACGGCGAAGGCAAGCGCTGA